AACCGTATCGCCGATGGAATATCCCCAAAGGCCCGCGTTATTGTTGATGATTACTGCATAGTTTTTACCCAACTCAACCTCGTCAATAGTCAGTCGACGTGGGTTTTCCGAATAGAATTCGTTAGCGGCAATAAATTCGAAAAAGATACCGCTGTTCAGGAGCATTAACAGACCTTCTTCGGTCTGCGAATCCTGAAACGCAATGAATCCTTCTGAAGCGGGGTAGGTCTCGATGGAATCGATTCGCTTGCCAATACTCTCAAACAGCTTGGCGCGGTAAGGCTCAAAATTTACCCCTCCGTATACAAAGAGCGAAAAGTCAGGAAAAACGTCTTTGATCAGCTTGCCCGTCCGCTCCTGAATCCGGTCGAAGTACATCTGTACCCAGGGCGGAATACCGGAAATCAGCGACATCGGTTCGGGTAAGGTCTCGTCGATGATTTTCTCCAGCTTCGTTTCCCAATCTTCGATGGTATTGGTTTCGTAGCTGGGCATCTGGTTGGTACGCAGATAGGCAGGAACATGGTGATTGACAATGCCCGACAATCGACCAATATTGATACCTGCTTTCTGCGTCAGTTCGGGACTGCCCGATAAAAAAATGAGTTTTTTATCCAGAAAGGCGCTATTGCCCGTTTCGTTGACGTAATTCAGCAGGGCATCACGGGCTGAATTAATATGATTCGGAATCGAATCGCTTGTGATCGGGATGTATTTGGTACCCGAAGTGGTACCCGACGTTTTGGCGAAGTACAACGGTTTGCCTTTCCACAGAACATCGGAATCGCCATGCAAAATCTGTTCGATGTACGGTTTCAGGTCTTCGTAATCGCGGACGGGAACCGCCTGCCGAAACTCCTCAACCGTTTGCACGTCTTTCAGCCGGTGGTCGCGTCCAAACACCGTATCTTTTCCACCTTCAACTAATTTCTGAAACCAGTTTTGCTGAGCCTGAGCCGGTCGATACATCCAGTCTTGCTGACGTTCTACCACCCACTTAGCCAACGGCTTACTCACAACCGAACGAATACCCATAATAATGCAAAAGTAATGGATAATGAATAATGGATAATGTAAAATGACTAATGAGCGCGTCCTGACAATTATTCATTTTACATTATCCATTATTCATTATGTATTGAATGACTTTCTCTTGAATTATCTATATTTTTGCACACTTTTCAAAAAATCAGTACTCGTAATAAGGCGTTCTGCGTCAACCTATAATGGGACTTTTTAATTTTCTAACCAGCGACATTGCGATTGACCTGGGCACAGCGAATACCTTGATTATTCACAAGGACAGGATTGTGGTGGATGAGCCTTCGATCATTGCAATGGACAAAGTCAGCGGAAAAGTGCTGGCGATTGGCCATAAGGCCATGCAGATGCATGAAAAAACGAACGAAAATATCAAAACCATTCGCCCCCTGAAAGATGGTGTTATTGCCGATTTTACGGCAGCCGAACTCATGATTCGGGGCATGATTAAGATGATCGATACGGGTAGCAAGCTGTTTTCGCCTTCGCACCGAATGGTCATCTGTATTCCGTCCGGAATTACCGAGGTGGAAAAACGAGCTGTTAAAGACTCCGCCGAACATGCCGGGGCTAAGGAAGTGTATATGGTACACGAGCCGATTGCCGCAGCCATCGGTATCGGTATCGACATTACCCAGCCTAACGGTACGATGATTGTTGATATTGGCGGTGGTACTACTGAAATTGCGGTAATCGCCCTTTCAGGTATTGTCTGCGAACAGTCGATTCGGATTGCGGGCGACGTCTTTACGCGGGACATTGTCGATTACATGCGTCGGGAGCACAACCTGCTCATCGGTGAGCGGTCGGCTGAGCAAATCAAAATGGAAGTTGGTTCAGCCCTGCCCGAACTCGACAATCCTCCAGCCGATTACGAAATCCGGGGACGCGACCTGATGACGGGTATCCCAAAAGAAATCAAGGTTACCTACAGCGAAATCGCCTACTCGCTCGATAAGTCGATCTCAAAAATTGAAGAGGCTACCATGAAAGCCCTTGAAATTTCGCCACCGGAGCTGTCGGCCGATATTTACACCAACGGCATTCACCTGACCGGCGGAGGAGCATTGCTGCACGGTCTCGACAAGCGGCTGGGTGCCAAAACCAAACTACCGATTCACGTGGCCGACGACCCGCTCAAAGCCGTTGTGAAGGGAACAGGCGAAGTAATTAAGAACCTGGATTTGTACAAATCTGTTCTGATTAGTTAAAGTAACGCGGACGGTCCGCCGTTGCGGTGGAAACCCACGCTCTATAGCGATTTAATGATCATCTACAGAGCGCGGGTTTCTACCCGCGTTACTTGGATATATGGGAGAGTTAGTTGATTTTTTCTTACGAAGCCGAAACTTCATCCTGTTTGTGTTGCTGGAAGTACTTTGCTTTTACTTCATCATCAACACCAGCAACTATTGGGGCGTTACGTACTTCAATACCTCGAATCGGTATGCGGCTCAGATACTGGCCTGGTCGAACGCAGCCAATCAATACGCCAGCCTCCGGCAAGTCAATGCTGACCTGGCCCTCGAAAACCAACAATTACACGCTCGACTAACCAAATTACTCCAAAGTAAACCGGCGGCCCCCGTCGAATACCAGGCCGACTCGGCTTTTGCCGACCGATTTAAATTTACGGTAGCCAAGGTGGTCAATAACACGACGCAGTTTGCCAACAACTACATCACCATTGATAAAGGGACCGACGATGGCATTCGTCCGGGTATGGGAGTTATTTCCCCAACGGGTGTAGTAGGAAAAGTCAAAGTCTGTAATCCACATTTTTCAGTAATTACCTCTATTCTGCACTCAGAATATCAAGTGTCCTCAAAACTGGTAAAAGCGAATGAAATTGGAACCGCTACTTGGGATGGTGTTGACCCACATCTGATGAAATTAGATGCTATTGCACGGTATAAGCCTGTTGCCAAAGGCGACTCAGTTGTTACGTCTGAATTTAATTCAACATTTCCTCCAGGAATACTGGTTGGTCGAGTGCTGAAAGTTGGCGTTCAACCCAACCAAACCTTTCACGATATTACCCTCTATCTGGCCACCAATTTTAGCAACCTGTCGTTTGTCTATGTAGTCGAAAATCGGCTACAAGCCCAGCAGGACCAGTTAGAAAAACAAGTTGAAACTGA
This window of the Spirosoma aerolatum genome carries:
- a CDS encoding GH3 auxin-responsive promoter family protein, which encodes MGIRSVVSKPLAKWVVERQQDWMYRPAQAQQNWFQKLVEGGKDTVFGRDHRLKDVQTVEEFRQAVPVRDYEDLKPYIEQILHGDSDVLWKGKPLYFAKTSGTTSGTKYIPITSDSIPNHINSARDALLNYVNETGNSAFLDKKLIFLSGSPELTQKAGINIGRLSGIVNHHVPAYLRTNQMPSYETNTIEDWETKLEKIIDETLPEPMSLISGIPPWVQMYFDRIQERTGKLIKDVFPDFSLFVYGGVNFEPYRAKLFESIGKRIDSIETYPASEGFIAFQDSQTEEGLLMLLNSGIFFEFIAANEFYSENPRRLTIDEVELGKNYAVIINNNAGLWGYSIGDTVKFVSRDPYRLLVTGRIKHFISAFGEHVIGEEVEKALQFAMQKHPETEVVEFTVAPMVSPKEGLPYHEWFIEFAIPPHDPVSFAKDIDNRLIELNVYYDDLITGSILQPLKLTSLSRGAFQRYMKSQGKLGGQNKVPRLSNDRKIAEGLLQVMQNV
- a CDS encoding rod shape-determining protein, encoding MGLFNFLTSDIAIDLGTANTLIIHKDRIVVDEPSIIAMDKVSGKVLAIGHKAMQMHEKTNENIKTIRPLKDGVIADFTAAELMIRGMIKMIDTGSKLFSPSHRMVICIPSGITEVEKRAVKDSAEHAGAKEVYMVHEPIAAAIGIGIDITQPNGTMIVDIGGGTTEIAVIALSGIVCEQSIRIAGDVFTRDIVDYMRREHNLLIGERSAEQIKMEVGSALPELDNPPADYEIRGRDLMTGIPKEIKVTYSEIAYSLDKSISKIEEATMKALEISPPELSADIYTNGIHLTGGGALLHGLDKRLGAKTKLPIHVADDPLKAVVKGTGEVIKNLDLYKSVLIS
- the mreC gene encoding rod shape-determining protein MreC, which gives rise to MGELVDFFLRSRNFILFVLLEVLCFYFIINTSNYWGVTYFNTSNRYAAQILAWSNAANQYASLRQVNADLALENQQLHARLTKLLQSKPAAPVEYQADSAFADRFKFTVAKVVNNTTQFANNYITIDKGTDDGIRPGMGVISPTGVVGKVKVCNPHFSVITSILHSEYQVSSKLVKANEIGTATWDGVDPHLMKLDAIARYKPVAKGDSVVTSEFNSTFPPGILVGRVLKVGVQPNQTFHDITLYLATNFSNLSFVYVVENRLQAQQDQLEKQVETEK